One window of Alkaliphilus metalliredigens QYMF genomic DNA carries:
- the rpsO gene encoding 30S ribosomal protein S15 has translation MERTEKKSIIDTFKTHENDTGSPEVQIALLTDRINHLNDHLKTHKKDHHSRRGLLKMVGQRRNLLNYLKDNQIERYREVIARLGLRK, from the coding sequence ATGGAAAGAACTGAAAAGAAAAGCATCATTGATACGTTTAAGACTCATGAAAATGACACAGGTTCTCCTGAAGTTCAAATTGCACTATTAACTGACAGAATCAATCATTTGAATGACCACTTAAAAACGCATAAAAAAGATCATCATTCTAGAAGAGGTCTTTTGAAAATGGTTGGACAGAGAAGAAACTTGTTAAACTATCTTAAAGACAATCAAATTGAGCGATATCGAGAAGTGATAGCAAGATTAGGATTAAGAAAATAA
- a CDS encoding DHH family phosphoesterase, whose product MRKKTAMKREIVMKNLKINLWDLDITNKKLAVISHVNPDADSLGSIMALGLALQKNCQSITICVCDHIPNALSFLPFINTATNYHLTESTQYDICFVLDCADEKRLGESQGILDKSHQIINIDHHVSNGFFGDINSVNPHASSTSEIIYELLIDNNITITPDIATCLYAGIVGDTGNFLYDNTSAQTHYIAGRLKEYDAQSQLVSYHLYQNKSLGSAKFQGYVLSQFESLCGGKVAIFSITLELLQKFNVSIDDIDYVSSIIRDIEGIEVAVVLKEVDSEVTKVSFRSKCDFDVNQLAQKFGGGGHIKASGATIFHEIEQAKKMVQKQLEIEIRR is encoded by the coding sequence ATGAGAAAAAAAACAGCGATGAAAAGAGAGATAGTGATGAAAAACTTGAAGATTAATCTTTGGGATTTGGATATCACAAATAAAAAACTGGCTGTCATTTCTCATGTGAATCCAGATGCTGATAGCTTAGGGTCGATAATGGCCCTAGGCTTAGCTTTACAAAAAAATTGTCAATCCATCACGATTTGTGTGTGTGATCATATACCTAATGCTTTGTCATTTTTACCATTTATTAATACGGCCACCAATTATCATTTAACGGAGTCTACACAATATGATATTTGCTTTGTATTAGATTGTGCAGATGAAAAAAGACTTGGTGAGAGTCAAGGTATTTTAGATAAAAGTCATCAGATAATCAATATTGACCATCATGTTAGTAATGGTTTTTTTGGAGATATAAACAGTGTAAATCCTCATGCATCCTCTACCAGTGAAATAATCTATGAACTATTGATAGATAATAATATAACAATTACACCAGACATTGCCACCTGTCTATATGCTGGCATTGTTGGAGATACTGGGAATTTTTTGTATGATAATACTTCTGCTCAAACACATTACATTGCAGGCAGGTTAAAGGAATATGATGCTCAAAGTCAGCTAGTATCCTACCACCTTTATCAAAATAAATCTTTAGGTAGTGCTAAGTTTCAGGGCTACGTTTTGAGCCAATTCGAGAGTTTATGTGGTGGAAAGGTTGCAATCTTTTCAATCACCCTAGAATTACTACAGAAATTTAATGTATCTATTGATGATATTGATTATGTTTCCAGCATAATCAGGGACATTGAGGGCATCGAAGTGGCAGTGGTCTTAAAAGAAGTTGATTCTGAAGTGACAAAGGTTAGTTTTAGATCAAAATGCGATTTTGATGTCAATCAACTTGCACAAAAATTTGGTGGTGGTGGTCATATAAAGGCATCTGGTGCCACCATTTTTCATGAAATTGAGCAAGCTAAAAAAATGGTTCAAAAACAATTAGAAATAGAAATAAGGAGGTAG
- a CDS encoding polyribonucleotide nucleotidyltransferase produces MIKQFQTELAGKTLHVEIGKYAEQASGSCMVRYGDTTVLVNATASKSPREGIDFFPLSVDYEEKLYAVGKIPGGFIKREARPSEKAVLTSRLIDRPIRPLFPKGYRNEVQVIATVMSVDKDYAPDIVAMIGSSIALSISDIPFGGPTGSVNVGLVNGEFVLNPTSDQRAISDIDLVVSGTKDAIMMIESGANEVTEDQMLDALMFAHEEIKTIVAFIEEIVAEVGKPKQEVQLFAIDETLDMEVRVFAKDKIVTAMKTFDKMERNERLDNVKKEILVHFSKQYENELKSIVEVINSIIKEQFRYMITHDKVRPDERALDEIRPITSEVGILPRTHGTGLFTRGQTQVLTVATLGALGEVQILDGLGEEESKRYMHHYNFPPYSVGEAKFLRGPGRREIGHGALAERALLPMVPSQDDFPYAIRLVSEVLSSNGSSSQASVCGSTLALLDAGVPIKDMVAGIAMGLVKENDKIAILSDIQGMEDALGDMDFKVAGTDKGITAIQMDIKIKGIHKDILKDALEQARVGRLHILDKMKKAIDKPRPELSPFAPRVLKMKIHPDKIRDVIGSGGKTINRIIDETGVKIDIDNDGTIFIAAESQEAVEKAIIIIENIIKDPEVGQNYTGKVIKIMNFGAFLEILPGKEGLLHVSNIAHERVNKVEDVLEVGQEIEVKVMEIDQQGKINLSRKALLPKESKAENTKEEKA; encoded by the coding sequence ATGATAAAGCAATTTCAAACAGAATTAGCAGGAAAAACACTACATGTTGAGATTGGCAAGTATGCTGAACAAGCTAGCGGCTCATGTATGGTTCGATATGGAGATACAACAGTATTAGTTAATGCCACTGCATCAAAATCACCTCGAGAAGGAATTGATTTTTTCCCTTTAAGCGTTGACTATGAAGAAAAGTTATATGCAGTTGGAAAAATACCTGGAGGGTTTATTAAGAGAGAAGCCAGACCAAGTGAAAAAGCAGTTTTGACCTCAAGATTAATTGACAGACCCATTCGACCGTTGTTCCCAAAGGGCTATCGGAATGAGGTTCAAGTTATCGCCACCGTTATGTCAGTAGACAAGGATTATGCACCTGATATTGTAGCAATGATTGGATCATCTATCGCCTTATCAATTTCCGATATTCCTTTCGGTGGTCCAACAGGATCTGTTAATGTTGGCTTAGTAAATGGCGAATTTGTTCTTAATCCAACAAGTGATCAGCGAGCAATAAGTGACATAGATTTAGTGGTATCAGGAACAAAGGATGCAATTATGATGATCGAATCTGGAGCAAATGAAGTCACTGAAGATCAGATGCTGGATGCACTCATGTTTGCCCATGAAGAAATCAAAACAATTGTGGCATTCATCGAAGAAATTGTAGCTGAGGTAGGAAAGCCTAAACAAGAAGTACAACTATTCGCAATTGATGAAACATTAGACATGGAAGTAAGAGTCTTTGCTAAAGACAAAATAGTGACAGCGATGAAAACTTTTGACAAAATGGAAAGAAATGAAAGACTTGATAATGTGAAGAAGGAAATACTAGTACATTTCAGTAAGCAATATGAAAATGAATTGAAAAGTATCGTCGAGGTAATCAATAGTATTATAAAAGAACAGTTTAGATATATGATTACACATGATAAGGTGAGGCCGGATGAAAGAGCCTTAGATGAAATCCGTCCTATTACCTCTGAAGTAGGTATTTTACCGCGTACTCATGGAACTGGATTATTTACCCGGGGGCAGACACAAGTATTAACTGTGGCCACACTGGGTGCATTAGGTGAGGTTCAAATTTTAGATGGTTTAGGAGAGGAAGAATCTAAACGTTATATGCATCATTATAACTTCCCTCCCTATAGTGTTGGAGAGGCCAAATTCTTACGTGGTCCAGGAAGACGAGAAATCGGACATGGCGCCTTAGCAGAGAGAGCTTTACTGCCAATGGTTCCATCTCAAGACGACTTTCCCTATGCGATCCGTCTAGTTTCAGAGGTACTGAGTTCTAATGGTTCCAGCTCACAAGCAAGTGTTTGCGGTAGTACATTGGCCCTGTTAGATGCAGGAGTACCAATCAAGGATATGGTTGCTGGAATCGCTATGGGACTTGTAAAAGAAAACGATAAGATTGCGATCTTATCAGATATTCAAGGAATGGAAGACGCTTTAGGGGACATGGACTTCAAAGTTGCGGGTACTGATAAAGGTATTACTGCCATTCAAATGGATATTAAAATAAAAGGAATTCATAAAGATATTCTAAAAGATGCTTTAGAACAAGCTAGAGTTGGAAGATTGCATATTTTAGATAAGATGAAAAAAGCCATTGATAAACCAAGACCAGAACTTTCACCATTTGCACCTAGGGTACTGAAAATGAAAATCCATCCTGATAAAATTAGGGATGTAATTGGATCAGGTGGAAAGACCATTAATCGAATTATTGATGAAACTGGTGTTAAAATAGATATTGATAATGATGGCACAATATTCATTGCAGCTGAATCCCAAGAAGCTGTAGAAAAAGCGATTATCATAATCGAGAACATTATTAAGGACCCCGAAGTAGGTCAGAACTATACTGGTAAAGTAATCAAAATAATGAACTTTGGCGCATTCTTAGAAATATTACCAGGCAAAGAAGGATTACTTCATGTATCTAATATTGCCCATGAGAGGGTTAATAAGGTAGAAGATGTCCTTGAAGTCGGCCAAGAGATTGAAGTTAAAGTAATGGAAATTGATCAGCAAGGTAAAATAAACCTTTCCAGAAAAGCGTTATTACCTAAAGAATCAAAAGCAGAAAATACTAAAGAAGAGAAAGCATAA
- a CDS encoding YlmC/YmxH family sporulation protein: MRFSLLGGKEIVNLCDGSRLGIIAESDLLISEKNGKISALLIPEQKGLFKFLSNDTLLEIPWSAVKKIGHDMIIIELEDNDKRKYI, from the coding sequence ATGAGATTTAGTCTATTAGGAGGCAAAGAAATAGTAAATTTATGTGATGGCAGTCGTTTGGGTATTATTGCAGAGTCAGACTTATTAATTAGTGAAAAGAATGGCAAAATATCAGCATTATTAATACCAGAGCAAAAGGGATTATTCAAATTTTTATCTAATGACACATTATTAGAAATCCCATGGTCGGCAGTAAAAAAAATTGGACATGATATGATCATCATTGAACTAGAGGATAATGACAAAAGAAAATATATATAA
- a CDS encoding ClpP family protease, whose protein sequence is MINNNNKGEYMNLSFNKGQMNTTDEIANPIENKNLSNIQALGTPNIPQMDQSIHVLTIIGHIEGHMVAPPQNKSTKYEHVIPQLMTVEQNPNVEGMLVILNTAGGDVEAGLALSELINTLSKPTVTLVLGGGHSIGVPLATAGDYSFIAPSATMTIHPIRMTGLVIGVPQTFQYFSKMQDRIIDFVVNNSNVDKDIFIELMNTTDELANDVGTILIGEDAVKHKLIDEVGGLDRAMAKLRELISYQKQHANQIN, encoded by the coding sequence ATGATAAATAACAATAATAAAGGAGAATACATGAATTTATCTTTTAACAAAGGACAAATGAACACAACAGATGAAATTGCTAACCCAATAGAAAATAAAAATTTAAGTAATATTCAAGCTCTTGGAACTCCAAATATCCCACAAATGGATCAAAGTATTCACGTGCTCACTATTATAGGACATATTGAAGGACATATGGTTGCACCACCACAGAATAAATCAACTAAATATGAACATGTCATTCCCCAACTAATGACGGTAGAACAAAATCCAAACGTAGAAGGTATGCTGGTAATACTCAATACTGCAGGTGGAGATGTTGAAGCTGGATTGGCTCTATCAGAATTAATTAATACATTATCAAAACCAACAGTCACATTGGTTTTAGGTGGAGGGCATAGTATAGGTGTTCCTTTGGCTACAGCTGGAGATTATTCATTTATTGCTCCCTCTGCAACCATGACAATACACCCAATTCGCATGACTGGTTTAGTGATTGGCGTTCCTCAAACTTTTCAATATTTTTCAAAGATGCAGGATCGAATCATAGATTTTGTCGTTAATAACTCAAATGTAGATAAAGATATATTCATTGAATTAATGAATACAACAGATGAATTAGCCAATGATGTGGGGACTATATTAATAGGTGAAGATGCAGTAAAGCATAAATTGATCGATGAAGTAGGTGGACTTGACCGCGCTATGGCAAAACTGAGAGAATTAATTAGTTACCAGAAACAACATGCTAATCAAATCAATTAA
- a CDS encoding bifunctional riboflavin kinase/FAD synthetase — protein sequence MKIIMKYNEVDQNIERGIALGNFDGIHLGHQRLINTLIKECKEQSLEATVYTFINHPATVISGREMPPQISNLSMKKKVFQSLGLDTLFLDEFNKEIMSLSPEAFVEEILIKKLNCKIAVVGFDYRFGYKAQGDVTLLKRLGHLHGFQVIEINPVTLDDEKISSSNIREFIADGKMNEATKFLGREYSIISEVIHGKGRGIHLGYPTANLLVHPSHLVPKEGVYATLVEIDGSVYKGATCVGTNPTFGKNSISIETFIIDYVGSIYGKEIEVRFVKYVRDQIKFEKTEDLTNQMKLDIETSKIYLHK from the coding sequence ATGAAGATAATTATGAAATATAATGAAGTTGATCAAAATATAGAAAGAGGGATTGCGTTAGGGAACTTTGATGGCATACACTTGGGGCATCAAAGGCTCATTAATACGCTCATTAAAGAGTGTAAGGAACAAAGCTTAGAAGCCACAGTTTATACATTCATTAATCACCCCGCAACGGTGATTAGTGGGAGAGAAATGCCTCCTCAGATTTCAAACCTATCAATGAAAAAAAAGGTTTTTCAATCATTAGGACTCGACACACTTTTTTTAGATGAATTTAACAAAGAAATCATGTCATTAAGTCCAGAAGCCTTTGTTGAAGAGATCTTAATTAAAAAATTAAATTGCAAAATTGCAGTTGTGGGATTCGATTACCGTTTTGGATATAAGGCCCAAGGTGATGTGACACTGCTTAAGAGGCTTGGCCATCTCCATGGGTTTCAAGTTATTGAAATAAACCCAGTCACATTAGATGATGAAAAAATCAGTAGCTCTAATATTCGTGAGTTTATCGCCGATGGTAAGATGAATGAAGCAACGAAGTTTTTAGGAAGAGAATATTCAATTATCAGTGAGGTGATCCACGGTAAAGGGCGCGGAATTCATTTGGGGTATCCAACGGCTAATTTATTAGTGCATCCAAGTCATTTAGTACCTAAGGAAGGTGTATACGCCACTTTAGTAGAAATAGATGGGTCTGTTTATAAGGGAGCCACATGTGTTGGTACCAATCCTACCTTTGGCAAAAATAGCATTTCTATTGAAACTTTCATTATTGATTATGTGGGGTCTATTTATGGCAAAGAAATCGAAGTGCGCTTTGTTAAATACGTGAGAGATCAAATTAAGTTTGAGAAAACAGAGGATTTAACGAATCAAATGAAGTTAGACATTGAGACTTCAAAAATATATTTACATAAGTAA
- a CDS encoding polysaccharide deacetylase family protein yields the protein MLIIINKNMLKLIIAVVLIALVIAVGTILYNRTDDRAVMNMYEEMIPQPIDKGDQASDHIAFACNVDWGNEVIPEMLRVLEEKDVKITFFVTGRWAKSFPSEFQEIIKAGHEIGSHGYHHSDYSKLSLQENKRQIQDSEEVIMKYTNVKPTLFAPPSGAFNENTLKAAEALGYQTILWTIDTIDWRKDSTKDVIIRRVVERDDHGGAIILMHPMPETAKALPNLIEKMAEKGLNVGRVTDVLTK from the coding sequence ATGTTAATTATTATTAATAAGAATATGCTTAAACTCATTATCGCGGTTGTTTTGATTGCTTTAGTGATTGCCGTAGGAACGATTTTATATAATCGTACTGATGACAGGGCTGTCATGAATATGTATGAGGAAATGATCCCACAACCAATTGATAAAGGAGATCAAGCCAGTGATCATATCGCTTTTGCATGTAATGTTGACTGGGGAAATGAAGTGATTCCTGAAATGCTTAGGGTATTAGAAGAAAAAGATGTGAAAATCACTTTCTTTGTAACGGGAAGATGGGCTAAGTCTTTTCCTAGTGAATTTCAAGAAATAATTAAAGCGGGTCATGAAATTGGGAGCCATGGATACCACCACTCAGATTATAGTAAATTATCTTTACAAGAGAACAAAAGACAAATTCAAGATTCCGAAGAAGTGATTATGAAGTATACAAATGTAAAACCAACCTTGTTTGCCCCACCTTCCGGCGCATTTAATGAAAATACATTGAAAGCAGCTGAAGCCCTAGGGTATCAGACAATTCTATGGACTATCGACACAATTGATTGGAGAAAGGATAGTACTAAGGATGTCATTATAAGAAGAGTAGTGGAGAGAGATGATCATGGGGGCGCTATCATTTTAATGCATCCCATGCCTGAAACAGCTAAGGCACTGCCAAATCTAATTGAAAAAATGGCAGAGAAAGGCTTGAATGTCGGTAGAGTAACCGATGTATTAACAAAATAA
- a CDS encoding M16 family metallopeptidase: protein MYKKYTLDNGLRIVTEHIPHVKSISIGLWIKAGSRNEDESNNGVSHFIEHMLFKGTENRSAKDIAEEIDGIGGQINAFTSKECTCYYAKVLDEHYELVLDVLADMFFKSKLDSLEIDKERSVIIEEISMYEDSPEDLAHDLLSQTIYSGNTLGLPILGTQKTLENIDKKSMKDYMENYYTPDNTVIAIAGNFEEKSLLQAIEKRFANWESQPHRSKQASEIKLNFEEKVKKKEIEQVHLCLGFQGTSLDSKNLYPLLVFNNILGGSMSSRLFQNIREEKGLAYSIYSYPSIYTDSGFLAIYAGMNPQQYSVVSELISQELSNLREKGLTETEFRKSKEQLKGNYILGLESTSGRMSSMGKSELLLGKIYSPKEVVDRINRIEIKNVLQVIEDSIGTNNICSATVRK, encoded by the coding sequence ATGTACAAAAAATATACTTTAGACAATGGGCTAAGGATTGTGACGGAGCATATACCTCATGTCAAATCAATATCCATAGGCCTGTGGATAAAAGCGGGATCTAGAAATGAAGATGAATCAAATAATGGTGTGTCACACTTTATCGAACATATGCTCTTCAAGGGAACAGAAAATAGATCTGCTAAAGACATTGCAGAGGAGATCGATGGTATTGGGGGACAAATTAATGCTTTCACCAGCAAGGAGTGTACTTGCTACTATGCTAAGGTACTAGATGAACACTATGAATTAGTACTAGATGTACTAGCAGATATGTTTTTTAAATCAAAGCTCGATTCTCTTGAGATTGATAAGGAACGTAGTGTCATTATTGAGGAGATCAGTATGTATGAAGATTCTCCTGAGGATTTAGCACACGATTTATTATCTCAAACTATTTATAGTGGCAACACATTAGGGCTACCGATATTAGGGACTCAAAAAACATTAGAAAACATTGATAAAAAATCAATGAAAGACTATATGGAAAATTACTATACCCCTGATAATACAGTGATAGCCATAGCGGGAAATTTTGAAGAAAAAAGTTTGCTTCAAGCCATTGAAAAAAGATTTGCTAATTGGGAAAGTCAACCTCATCGTTCCAAGCAAGCTAGTGAAATAAAGCTTAATTTTGAAGAAAAGGTAAAGAAGAAAGAAATTGAACAAGTACATCTGTGTTTAGGCTTCCAAGGAACTTCTTTAGATAGTAAAAATTTGTACCCACTTTTAGTCTTTAACAATATACTAGGAGGAAGTATGAGTTCACGTTTATTTCAAAACATACGTGAAGAGAAGGGACTAGCGTATTCTATTTATTCTTACCCGTCCATCTATACAGACAGTGGATTCTTAGCAATTTATGCAGGAATGAATCCACAGCAGTACTCGGTTGTATCTGAACTGATATCACAGGAGTTGAGCAACCTACGTGAGAAGGGTCTAACGGAAACAGAATTTCGTAAGTCTAAAGAGCAGCTGAAGGGAAACTATATATTAGGTCTTGAGAGTACAAGTGGGCGAATGAGCTCTATGGGGAAATCAGAATTGTTATTAGGGAAAATATATAGCCCCAAGGAAGTGGTTGATCGAATTAATAGAATTGAAATAAAGAATGTATTACAAGTGATTGAAGATAGTATCGGAACAAATAATATTTGCAGTGCAACCGTAAGAAAATAA
- a CDS encoding FtsK/SpoIIIE family DNA translocase: protein MGRKTKKKNDNSIQSLKAHLNHEVYGIVTTATGLILLVGMYSNAAGKIGHWIKVLLMGLFSNVAFLLPYIIIFSGIMIFINKSNWAHKKQLLFYSLILFSILVLKSLQDIELIFDIMGNTVNEVIVQSFAQGIQGNAGGLVGTTITLFLVSFLGSIGTYIFIFTLLLICVIIYTKISLLDFLVNLKSAVVKCYEYMKNAIINFIFIPDKQKDLVKSPINGESTALQDVAVTSENNTIEEKIRILDFTSKESGFDSDGKEVTLSKDHNNPESGQKQRPQPSQNSANLEVPEIPVEHMLSPKLDDYTLPQLKLLNQVEHEQSKSDRKKILSKAKILEETLKNFGVEASVIQVSKGPSITRYELQPKIGVKVSKIVNLSDDIALNLAAASIRIEAPIPGKAAIGIEIPNDDKSIVTLREVLDSEEYEKTELDIPFALGKGISGNPIITDITKMPHLLIAGATGSGKSVCINTLILSILYNATPDKVRLLMIDPKVVELNQYNGIPHLLIPVVTDPKKATSALNWAVQEMTRRYKLFAEHGARDINGYNEKISDGQLPFIVIIIDELADLMMVAANDVEDAICRLAQMARAAGLHLIIATQRPSVDVITGVIKANIPSRIAFSVASQIDSRTILDMGGAEKLLGKGDMLFYPSGANKPLRVQGAFVSEKEVERVVSSIKEQVEQPNYEEDIIDKVDQNLIDSLDDSDDLLNEALKIVIAHEQASISMLQRKLRIGYNRAARLIDEMENKGLVGPHEGSKPRQVLVDHTFLEEQEKGKQEV, encoded by the coding sequence GTGGGTAGAAAGACAAAAAAAAAGAATGACAATTCAATACAATCTTTGAAAGCACACCTGAATCATGAGGTGTATGGTATTGTAACAACCGCTACAGGATTAATTTTACTAGTAGGCATGTATAGTAATGCTGCTGGTAAAATAGGCCATTGGATTAAGGTGTTGCTGATGGGTTTGTTTTCTAATGTAGCATTTCTGTTGCCATATATTATTATTTTTAGTGGAATTATGATTTTTATCAATAAATCTAATTGGGCACACAAGAAACAACTGCTTTTTTATAGCTTAATCCTTTTTTCTATTTTAGTTCTCAAATCACTGCAGGATATAGAACTAATATTCGATATAATGGGAAACACCGTCAATGAAGTGATCGTCCAAAGTTTTGCACAGGGGATTCAAGGGAATGCCGGTGGTTTGGTAGGTACTACCATCACATTATTTTTAGTTAGCTTTTTAGGAAGCATTGGTACATATATTTTTATTTTCACTTTATTACTTATTTGCGTCATTATTTATACTAAGATATCCTTATTAGACTTTTTAGTTAACTTAAAAAGTGCAGTAGTCAAGTGCTATGAATACATGAAGAATGCCATTATCAATTTTATTTTCATACCAGATAAGCAAAAGGATTTGGTCAAGAGTCCTATTAATGGTGAAAGTACAGCCCTTCAAGATGTGGCAGTGACAAGTGAAAATAACACGATTGAAGAAAAAATTAGAATATTAGATTTTACTTCAAAAGAAAGTGGTTTTGATTCCGATGGGAAAGAAGTGACACTTTCTAAAGATCATAATAACCCTGAGTCTGGACAAAAACAAAGGCCTCAGCCGTCACAAAATAGCGCTAATTTAGAAGTCCCGGAAATTCCAGTGGAACATATGCTCTCTCCTAAATTGGATGATTACACACTTCCACAGTTAAAACTATTAAATCAAGTTGAGCATGAGCAAAGTAAGAGTGACAGAAAAAAAATTCTTTCTAAAGCAAAGATACTAGAAGAAACGTTGAAAAATTTTGGGGTTGAGGCAAGTGTCATTCAAGTTAGCAAAGGTCCTTCTATTACAAGATATGAATTACAACCTAAGATTGGCGTTAAGGTTAGTAAGATCGTTAACCTGAGTGATGATATTGCATTAAATCTAGCAGCAGCATCTATTCGAATTGAAGCTCCTATTCCAGGCAAGGCAGCTATTGGTATTGAAATTCCAAATGATGATAAATCTATCGTTACACTAAGAGAGGTTTTAGATAGTGAGGAATATGAGAAAACAGAGTTGGATATCCCCTTTGCTTTAGGGAAAGGGATTTCTGGAAATCCTATCATCACAGACATTACAAAGATGCCCCATCTACTCATTGCAGGTGCTACTGGTTCGGGAAAGAGTGTCTGTATCAATACGCTGATTTTAAGTATCCTGTATAATGCCACTCCAGATAAGGTCAGACTACTGATGATTGACCCAAAGGTTGTGGAATTAAATCAGTATAATGGCATTCCTCACTTGTTAATCCCAGTGGTAACAGATCCTAAAAAAGCCACTAGTGCTCTAAACTGGGCCGTACAGGAAATGACAAGGCGCTATAAATTATTTGCAGAGCATGGAGCTCGAGACATTAATGGATATAATGAAAAAATCTCTGATGGCCAATTGCCCTTTATCGTTATTATTATTGATGAATTAGCAGATTTAATGATGGTTGCAGCTAATGATGTGGAGGATGCCATTTGTAGACTCGCCCAAATGGCTAGGGCAGCTGGTCTTCATCTGATTATTGCAACCCAAAGACCATCGGTTGATGTCATTACTGGTGTCATTAAAGCAAACATTCCTTCCCGTATTGCCTTTTCGGTAGCATCACAGATAGACTCTAGGACGATATTAGACATGGGTGGAGCAGAAAAATTATTAGGTAAGGGTGACATGTTATTTTACCCGTCCGGTGCAAACAAACCACTACGAGTACAAGGTGCATTTGTTTCTGAAAAGGAGGTGGAACGAGTTGTCTCTAGTATTAAAGAGCAGGTAGAGCAACCAAATTATGAGGAAGACATTATTGATAAAGTAGATCAAAATCTCATTGATAGCCTTGATGACTCAGATGATTTACTGAATGAGGCATTGAAAATTGTAATTGCTCATGAGCAGGCTTCTATTTCTATGCTCCAGCGAAAACTCAGAATCGGTTATAATCGTGCTGCACGATTAATTGACGAAATGGAAAACAAAGGTTTAGTCGGTCCCCATGAAGGAAGTAAACCAAGACAAGTTTTAGTAGACCATACATTTTTAGAGGAACAAGAAAAAGGGAAACAAGAGGTGTAA
- the truB gene encoding tRNA pseudouridine(55) synthase TruB — translation MDGIINILKPPGMTSHDVVSVVRKKAQMKKVGHTGTLDPNAAGVLPICLGQATKVSNYLLNSTKMYRAECTLGVETDTEDKYGAILRETSVSFSKEQIEEAVMSFEGIHEQIPPMYSALKVKGKKLYELARQGIEIERKPRRVQIDSINIIKIDQNKVIFDVLCSKGTYIRTLCKDIGDKLGCGGMMSFLLRIQTGDFKLENSISIEEFKDAINIESILLDVDVPLQHLPKVIVKQEAEKKALNGNKIAFQYLKMSQALAADTEVRVYLEKRFIGIAKVQENQEQEQYIKFSRLFI, via the coding sequence GTGGATGGTATTATTAACATATTAAAGCCTCCTGGTATGACTTCCCATGATGTGGTTTCGGTTGTTCGTAAAAAAGCGCAAATGAAGAAAGTGGGACATACCGGAACCTTAGATCCAAATGCAGCGGGTGTACTTCCCATTTGCCTAGGACAAGCCACTAAAGTATCAAACTATCTACTCAACAGTACTAAGATGTACAGGGCAGAGTGTACCCTAGGGGTTGAAACAGACACAGAGGATAAGTATGGAGCCATACTAAGGGAGACTTCGGTATCCTTTTCTAAGGAGCAAATTGAAGAAGCAGTGATGAGTTTTGAAGGAATCCATGAACAGATTCCGCCAATGTATAGCGCCCTAAAGGTCAAGGGTAAAAAGCTCTATGAGTTAGCCAGACAAGGGATTGAAATTGAAAGAAAGCCCAGAAGGGTTCAAATAGACTCCATTAACATTATTAAAATCGATCAAAATAAAGTTATATTTGATGTATTATGCTCTAAAGGGACTTATATTCGAACACTATGTAAGGATATAGGAGATAAATTAGGGTGTGGTGGCATGATGTCCTTTTTATTAAGAATTCAAACAGGGGATTTTAAATTAGAGAATTCAATTTCAATAGAAGAATTTAAGGATGCAATTAATATTGAGTCAATTTTGTTGGATGTGGACGTTCCATTACAACATCTACCAAAGGTGATTGTGAAACAAGAGGCCGAAAAAAAAGCTTTAAATGGTAACAAAATTGCTTTCCAGTACTTAAAAATGAGCCAAGCTCTTGCAGCAGATACAGAAGTACGGGTTTACTTGGAAAAACGATTTATAGGAATCGCTAAAGTTCAAGAAAATCAAGAACAAGAACAATATATTAAATTCTCTAGGTTGTTTATTTAA